One region of Salvelinus namaycush isolate Seneca unplaced genomic scaffold, SaNama_1.0 Scaffold784, whole genome shotgun sequence genomic DNA includes:
- the LOC120042803 gene encoding junctophilin-3-like — MQRRGQVQRRGQVQRRGQVQRRGQYRGEAGAEERPGAEERPGTEERPGTFQGQWLGGMRHGYGVRQSVPYGMAAVILYPLRTSINSLRSEHSHGPPTPLEDGTGTAVSPADGVVGGGLVGSPVGRGGFALTAPSEADRRGKRKGRFRQSILSGLKLRRSESKSSLASQLSKQSSFCSEAGMSTVSSATSDIHSNASQDGEQGAPVDATVTEAYAGEWRSDQRAGWGVSRRSDGLRYEGEWVANKRHGYGCTTFPDSTKEEGKYKQNALVSGKRKNLIPLRASKIREKVERAVEAAEKAADIAKQKAEIAMSRMSHARGKSDAAEGVALKASEECRMARVVAKELSPSFHIHGNGLECQRPNKHQDNKDHEIVSTGTDSPELCTPDTTPPVITPDLSPVLSVPPSPPRSPPTSKHGHSHRPRNACFMRQSAVDDHGGAEIQVLVEGRGMDLQRGGANNWTEDMYPDRGGLSSQSPSLPEEQEGQVNGHEQAPSNHKPREKASTNHKSREHTSSSYRSWEHSSSYNQKPSKHTSSNHKSREYMPSNHKTWDHSSSTNHRACENASSNYKQQVHISSNHKALEHNLSNHKTSEHASSNHKSCQDYTCSNHIPKDHVSSANHNDPREHVYSNHHFKQQHISSNHKLSKHALPDPGLDSPAGGWTADDALRWSPAHSRLTDREEEEDRLGDYTVDMRFQPLDSTTQMSPGPGPKSRLRPRGQRPFKEGSMDSVQMLDTLNVGAEQEEWPLQRDLTLSPPLKSQPITLEQDGEHLTLKSNSGSSSVLVVMVILLNIGVAILFIHFFI; from the exons GTACGTTCCAGGGCCAGTGGCTGGGGGGGATGCGGCACGGCTATGGGGTCCGGCAGAGCGTGCCATACGGCATGGCGGCCGTCATCCTCTACCCGCTCCGCACGTCCATAAACTCCCTCCGCTCCGAGCACAGCCACGGCCCCCCCACCCCGCTGGAGGACGGCACCGGGACCGCTGTCTCGCCTGCCGACGGGGTGGTGGGGGGCGGGCTGGTCGGGAGTCCTGTGGGGAGGGGGGGCTTCGCTCTAACTGCGCCCAGCGAGGCTGACCGTCGAGGGAAGAGGAAAG GCCGTTTCCGTCAGTCGATCCTGAGTGGTCTGAAGCTGCGTCGCTCCGAGTCCAAGAGTTCCCTGGCCAGCCAGCTGAGTAAACAGAGCTCGTTCTGCAGCGAGGCCGGCATGAGCACCGTCTCCTCTGCCACCTCCGACATACACTCCAACGCTAGCCAGGATGGCGAGCAGGGTGCTCCTGTGGATGCCACGGTCACCGAGGCCTACGCCGGCGAGTGGCGCAGCGACCAGCGGGCGGGTTGGGGCGTGAGCCGGCGCTCCGACGGTCTACGCTACGAGGGGGAGTGGGTGGCCAACAAGCGCCACGGTTATGGCTGTACAACGTTCCCCGACAGCACCAAAGAGGAAGGGAAGTACAAGCAGAACGCGCTGGTCAGCGGGAAGCGGAAGAACCTGATTCCTCTGAGAGCCAGTAAGATCAGGGAGAAGGTGGAGCGGGCTGTGGAAGCGGCTGAGAAGGCTGCAGACATCGCCAAGCAGAAGGCAGAGATCGCAATGTCCAG gatgaGCCACGCGAGGGGAAAGTCGGATGCAGCTGAAGGTGTGGCCCTGAAGGCTAGCGAGGAATGCCGGATGGCCAGGGTCGTTGCCAAGGAACTCTCGCCGTCCTTCCATATCCATGGAAACG gtCTGGAGTGCCAGCGGCCCAATAAGCACCAGGACAACAAAGACCACGAGATCGTTTCCACGGGAACTGACAGTCCTGAGCTGTGCACCCCGGACACCACGCCTCCCGTGATAACGCCTGACCTCAGCCCAGTCCTGAGCGTCCCCCCCTCGCCCCCCCGCAGCCCGCCGACCTCTAAACACGGCCACTCTCACCGTCCCAGAAACGCCTGCTTCATGCGGCAGAGCGCTGTGGACGACCATGGAGGAGCAGAGATACAGGTGCTAGTGGAGGGGCGGGGCATGGATCTCCAGAGGGGAGGAGCTAACAACTGGACAGAGGACATGTATCCAGACCGGGGGGGTCTCAGCAGCCAATCCCCATCTCTACCTGAGGAGCAGGAGGGACAAGTCAACGGTCACGAGCAGGCCCCGTCCAACCACAAACCGAGGGAGAAGGCCTCGACCAACCACAAGTCCCGGGAGCACACTTCCTCTTCCTATAGGTCGTGGGAGCACTCTTCCTCGTACAACCAGAAGCCCTCAAAGCACACCTCATCCAATCACAAGTCGAGGGAGTACATGCCTTCCAATCACAAAACATGGGatcattcctcctccaccaatcaCAGGGCCTGTGAGAATGCCTCTTCCAATTACAAGCAGCAGGTGCACATTTCATCCAATCACAAAGCCTTGGAGCATAACCTGTCCAATCACAAGACTTCTGAGCATGCTTCTTCCAATCACAAGTCGTGCCAAGATTATACCTGCTCCAATCACATCCCAAAGGACCATGTCTCCTCAGCCAATCACAACGACCCCCGAGAGCATGTGTACTCCAACCACCATTTCAAGCAGCAGCACATCTCATCCAATCACAAGCTTAGCAAGCATGCCTTGCCCGACCCTGGGCTCGACAGCCCCGCAGGGGGCTGGACTGCCGACGACGCCCTGCGGTGGAGCCCTGCCCACTCGCGCCTCACGGaccgagaggaggaggaggacaggctgGGAGACTACACAGTAGACATGAGGTTCCAGCCCCTGGACTCCACTACCCAGATGTCCCCTGGCCCGGGCCCCAAAAGCAGGTTGCGCCCGCGGGGCCAGCGGCCGTTCAAGGAGGGCTCCATGGACTCTGTACAGATGCTGGACACTCTGAATGTGGGGGCAGAGCAGGAGGAGTGGCCCCTGCAGAGGGACCTCACTCTCTCCCCGCCTCTCAAGTCTCAGCCAATCACCTTGGAGCAGGACGGGGAGCACCTCACCCTCAAATCAAACTCA GGCTCCAGCTCTGTCCTGGTTGTCATGGTTATTTTACTCAACATTGGAGTAGCCATCCTCTTCATCCATTTCTTTATTTAA